ATACGCGCCGCGCTTCAGCTCGCTCGCGGGCGCCATGTTGGTGCGATCGAGAGTCGGCACTTTCTGGCGGCACAGCGCGAGCAAAACGGGGCCGTGCTTGTGCGTCATGATGTAACGCCAGGCTTCGACCGACTCGTTGGCGTCGCCGGGGCGAATCACGGTGAGATTCGGAATCGCGCGCAGCGCCGCGAGATGCTCGATCGGCTCGTGCGTCGGACCATCTTCGCCAACGCCGATCGAATCGTGGGTGAAGACGAATACGACTTGCAGACCCATGATCGCGGCGAGCCGGATCGATGGCCGGCAATAGTCGGTGAAGACCATGAAGCTCGAGCCGTAGGGAATGATGCCGCCGTGCAGCGCCATCCCGTTGAGGATCGCGGCCATGCCGTGCTCGCGAATCCCGAAATGCGGATTGCGCCCGGCGTAACTGCCGCGCTCCAAGTCGCCGCCGCCTTCGACATCGGTGAAGGTCGATTCGTTGAGGTCGGCGGAGCCGCCGAACAGGTTCCAAACCTTCTTGGCGATTGCGCCTTGCGCCTTCGAGGCTGACTGCCGCGTCGCGAGGGAATCTTTGGGCGTGAACGTGGGCAGCTCGGCGTCCCATCCCGCGGGCAGCTCGCCCGCGACGATGCGCTTGAACTCAGCGGCGTCCTGCGGATACTTGGCCGCGTATTTCTCGAAGCGCGCGTTCCAGTCCTTCTCGGCCTCAGCGCCCCGCTCGATACACTTGCGGAAGGTCGCCATCGCCTCGTCAGGAACGTAGAAGGCGGGCTCCTGCGGCCATCCGTAAAATTCCTTGGTCAGCTTCAACTCTTCAGGGCCGAGAGGATTGCTGTGAATCTTCGAGGTGCCCTGGCGATGCGGGCTGCCGTAGCCGATGATCGAACGGGTGCGGATTAGAGTCGGTCGATTCTTCTCCGCGATTCCCTTCTCAACCGCCGCCGTCAGTGCGGCCAGATCGTTCGCATCGTTGACGACCTCGGTATGCCATCCATACGCCTCGAAGCGCTTGGTGACGTCTTCGGAAAAGCTGAGCTCGGTGTGACCGTCGATCGTCACGTGATTGTCGTCATAGAAGAAAATCAGGTTGCCGAGTCCCAGATGTCCCGCGATCGATGCCGC
This sequence is a window from Candidatus Binataceae bacterium. Protein-coding genes within it:
- the tkt gene encoding transketolase, which produces MAAASKITGMSTDLNQQCINSIRVITIDAVQKANSGHPGMPMGMAPTGFLLYTKIMHHNPKNPKWFGRDRFVLSCGHGSMFLYSILYLCGYDLSLDEIKRFRQLNSKTPGHPESHITPGVETTTGPLGQGIGNAVGMALAAKHIEARFEHDDSGLFSHRIFGICSDGDLMEGISHEAASIAGHLGLGNLIFFYDDNHVTIDGHTELSFSEDVTKRFEAYGWHTEVVNDANDLAALTAAVEKGIAEKNRPTLIRTRSIIGYGSPHRQGTSKIHSNPLGPEELKLTKEFYGWPQEPAFYVPDEAMATFRKCIERGAEAEKDWNARFEKYAAKYPQDAAEFKRIVAGELPAGWDAELPTFTPKDSLATRQSASKAQGAIAKKVWNLFGGSADLNESTFTDVEGGGDLERGSYAGRNPHFGIREHGMAAILNGMALHGGIIPYGSSFMVFTDYCRPSIRLAAIMGLQVVFVFTHDSIGVGEDGPTHEPIEHLAALRAIPNLTVIRPGDANESVEAWRYIMTHKHGPVLLALCRQKVPTLDRTNMAPASELKRGAYVIAETRGKTPEIILMGTGSELSLVVDAKAELEKKGHAVRVVSMPSMEIFAAQDEAYRNSVLPPAVKKRLAVEAAVPQSWYRWIGPEGDMLGMTEFGRSAPSADVMKFFGFTVENVVERATKLIGK